The Aquisphaera giovannonii genome includes a window with the following:
- a CDS encoding DUF433 domain-containing protein: protein MPPVRLQPGDRETNRKLVDQPPRLEARVKAAILLDAERGHTDEQIAQRLAISVFQVGQVVTAYLAGGLVAVGLTRTRLSGQKARRRSRLPGLVKTPGVCGSARIKDTRIPVWQLVEERKLGASAAQLLNDYRTLKARDLAAAWEYAEEHPEEIDEDIRRNAMG from the coding sequence ATGCCGCCGGTACGTCTGCAGCCCGGAGACCGAGAGACGAACCGGAAGCTCGTGGACCAGCCGCCCCGGCTGGAAGCCCGGGTAAAGGCGGCTATCTTGCTGGACGCAGAGAGGGGTCACACGGACGAGCAGATCGCCCAACGCCTGGCTATCTCCGTGTTCCAGGTGGGCCAGGTCGTGACCGCATACCTTGCCGGAGGATTGGTGGCCGTCGGCCTCACTCGGACGCGTCTGTCGGGGCAGAAGGCACGGCGACGGTCGCGTCTCCCCGGGCTCGTCAAGACGCCGGGCGTGTGCGGCTCGGCGCGCATCAAGGACACCCGTATACCGGTCTGGCAGCTTGTCGAGGAGCGCAAGCTGGGTGCCTCGGCGGCCCAGCTCCTGAACGACTATCGCACCCTGAAGGCACGGGACCTGGCTGCGGCTTGGGAGTACGCCGAGGAGCACCCTGAAGAGATCGACGAGGACATTCGCCGCAACGCGATGGGGTGA
- a CDS encoding glycosyltransferase family protein, which yields MDVDILLLSRDDGPLRPDVLAGIEAQRGVRVHLHRLIGDRRPDDPHRFATIARARNTGRAVGSSPYVLLLDDDVVLGLRCAATLAEGLGRRPVFAALAADSANEMRTGLEHWDYPHHVSMAAAMFRRERLRQVTFRWEDGKCECRCCCEDLRREGFGIGYLREAEAWHRPSSLRAAAPAGPPSVARPPADVPALPGRVLSTFNRRHQRLFRRRFLGSFRRAGNAEAVTAVAAGLYPSEHRALAATEGVEVFPIPDDAHPSKSRLRNFRRVLECWPDQTPVAYWDAGDVVFQARVAPLWDLVRAHPDRLLVVEEVSTFRHAGAALAWLETIRDESVRRRALDLLIDRRVLNGGFAAGTARTMRRYLAAADALESGPLVGSTDFGDQTAMNVHLRSNPDDYLVIPSSWNYVLVHLPGGSYRVRPDGWTDRLDGQPLHVVHGAAGTLRDWDLVHLTS from the coding sequence GTGGACGTCGACATCCTCCTGCTCAGCCGCGACGACGGCCCGCTCCGCCCCGACGTCCTGGCCGGCATCGAGGCCCAGCGGGGCGTCCGGGTCCATCTCCATCGACTGATCGGCGACCGCCGGCCGGACGACCCCCATCGCTTCGCGACGATCGCCAGGGCCCGCAACACCGGCCGCGCGGTCGGCTCGTCGCCGTACGTCCTTCTGCTGGACGACGACGTGGTCCTCGGCCTGCGATGCGCGGCGACGCTGGCCGAGGGCCTGGGGCGCCGGCCGGTCTTCGCCGCCCTCGCCGCCGACTCGGCGAACGAGATGAGGACCGGCCTGGAACACTGGGACTATCCGCACCACGTCAGCATGGCCGCGGCGATGTTCCGCCGCGAGCGGCTCCGGCAGGTCACCTTCCGCTGGGAAGACGGCAAGTGCGAGTGCCGCTGCTGCTGCGAGGACCTCCGCCGCGAGGGCTTCGGCATCGGCTACCTCCGCGAGGCCGAGGCGTGGCATCGGCCGTCCTCCCTCCGGGCCGCCGCGCCCGCCGGCCCGCCGAGCGTCGCGCGCCCGCCCGCCGACGTCCCCGCCCTCCCCGGTCGCGTCCTCTCGACCTTCAACCGGCGGCACCAACGCCTCTTCCGCCGCCGCTTCCTGGGCTCATTCCGGAGGGCCGGCAACGCCGAGGCGGTCACGGCGGTCGCGGCGGGCCTCTACCCGAGCGAGCACCGCGCCCTCGCCGCGACCGAAGGCGTCGAGGTCTTCCCCATCCCCGACGACGCCCATCCGTCGAAGAGCCGCCTCCGGAACTTCCGCCGCGTCCTGGAGTGCTGGCCCGACCAGACGCCCGTCGCCTACTGGGACGCGGGAGACGTTGTCTTCCAGGCCCGCGTGGCCCCCCTGTGGGACCTCGTCCGCGCCCACCCCGACCGGCTCCTCGTCGTCGAGGAGGTCTCCACGTTCCGGCACGCCGGCGCGGCCCTCGCCTGGCTGGAGACGATCCGCGACGAGTCCGTCCGCCGCCGAGCCCTCGACCTGCTCATCGACCGCCGCGTCCTGAACGGCGGATTCGCCGCCGGCACGGCCCGCACCATGAGGCGCTACCTCGCGGCGGCCGACGCCCTCGAGTCCGGACCCCTGGTCGGCTCGACCGACTTCGGCGACCAGACCGCCATGAACGTCCACCTCCGCTCGAACCCGGACGACTACCTCGTCATCCCGTCCTCGTGGAACTACGTCCTCGTCCACCTCCCCGGCGGCAGCTACCGCGTGCGCCCCGACGGCTGGACCGACCGCCTCGACGGCCAGCCCCTCCACGTCGTCCACGGCGCCGCGGGGACCCTGAGGGACTGGGACCTCGTCCATTTGACGAGCTGA
- a CDS encoding bifunctional serine/threonine-protein kinase/formylglycine-generating enzyme family protein, which yields MSDREAGGGGTDADMRLLIAAIRRRFEHAWRSGECPTIESFVEGLSPDERAAALVELVALELAMRTEAGPDASPRESADGFPSEASLRETAPVPSPDETESMGGEETQGPPPPGDGPETTARDPGGESTRVASGGTTAAGPPGPSRRPDDRPGPPPAMLGRYRVLRPLGTGTFGVVYQARDDDLGRDVAIKVPTARALQSPGRLEALLAEARLAAGLRHPAIVGVFDVGRAADGSVFIVLEYVPGTDLAGILGEGPVDPGRLAAILAEVADAVHHAHEAGLVHRDLKPANIIVDERGTARVTDFGLALAGAVPPGKEREVAGSPSYMAPEQVRGEVHRLDGRTDVWAIGVMLYLGLTGRPPFAGRDRDELFEAIRSREPEPPAEARDGVPAELARICLKCLSKRMADRYASALELAEDLRHWRAGPAGGAGTGHAGVIPRGLRAFDGDDADFFLSLLPGPRGRDGLPESVRFWKSRIEGRGAQPFRVGLLYGPSGAGKSSLVRAGLLPRLGESIRPVYIEASAEGTEARTLAALERAFPGRGAGPGGVGQGGLPGTLARLREEGPAPGEKALLVFDQFEQWLQAHPDEASGPLVDALRQCDGSRLQAMLLVRDDFWMAVTRFFRAIEVPLLEGDNSASVEPFDEAHAMAVLREFGRAYGRLPAAPAEPGPDAAEFLRQAIDQMRRSDGGITPVHLCLFADVLRRSPWTTSTLRGFRGIGGIGETFLRETFDSPAAPPSHRLHRQAAQGVLQALLPPPTSVLRGKARAADELRVAAGYSDRPGDFDDLMRMLDSDLRLVTPVDRSPGGVPDARTPAYQLAHDFLVVPIRQWIERSRRASRAGRARNRLATITAAWVERPVRQRLPSSLEWAGILAHTRPRDWSADERRMMRAASASILVHAGAGLALAAAALLGYRAIRDREEAAALLRSAIVADDRRLADMLPRVDRHRERLREALGRLEREPAVDAHERDVATLLLFRDRPTPERAAALRRGLEGAGPDRVRLLRAAHAGHEAEADAQGLRRILLDESSPPALRLRAASLLAALGPFDPPEWEPLAGILARALLEEDRRDASAWAGLLGPVAGLLPPALGAACGDASLDPGRRATAAEVLADILGARGDAGPIARWLVLARPETSLVLLRELERRGDRAAAIAALESEYGADPEMPGEEGIRRRAVAAIGLAALGRPGPLADAFRHRDDPSLRARAIQLVAELALAPRILGEEFFRPGLDASAVQAALMAWAETPRAGVSPPAAARLAATAAGLFAGHPDPGVHSAADLLLRRWERPRPAASPPARPPSGRGWLDGPNGHTFAVIPGPAVFPMGSPASDPDRFDREERHLRRIDRTLAAATTEVTVEQYRAMEPGYQPDRRYTREPGCPAAGISWFDAARYCNWLSRRAGLPKEQWCYPDPVTPGSTLAPGAFDRSGFRLPTEAEWEFLCRAGTVTSRPFGDSLDLMDRYARTWRTSKELNGPAARLLPNEFGLFDMLGGLWEWCQDGPPGPYGAVGDGYHPGYPRTADGRPAPDHEAPMPTARDDWRIVRGGTYLGSLAQVRSGFRDVLPAGSTWNNSGFRVVRTLGRGGATP from the coding sequence ATGAGCGATCGCGAGGCCGGCGGCGGCGGCACGGACGCGGACATGCGGCTCCTGATCGCGGCGATCCGCCGGCGGTTCGAGCACGCCTGGCGGTCCGGCGAGTGCCCGACGATCGAGTCCTTCGTCGAGGGCCTCTCCCCGGACGAGAGGGCCGCGGCCCTGGTCGAGCTGGTGGCCCTGGAATTGGCGATGCGGACCGAGGCCGGCCCGGACGCGAGCCCCCGGGAGTCCGCGGACGGCTTCCCCTCGGAGGCCTCCCTCCGGGAGACGGCCCCGGTGCCATCCCCGGACGAGACGGAGTCCATGGGCGGCGAGGAGACCCAGGGACCGCCGCCCCCGGGCGACGGCCCGGAAACGACGGCGAGGGACCCGGGCGGGGAGTCGACCCGCGTCGCGTCGGGGGGGACCACCGCGGCCGGCCCGCCGGGGCCGTCGCGGCGGCCGGACGATCGCCCCGGGCCTCCGCCGGCGATGCTGGGCCGATATCGCGTCCTCCGCCCCCTGGGCACGGGGACGTTCGGGGTGGTCTACCAGGCCCGCGACGACGACCTCGGCCGGGACGTGGCCATCAAGGTCCCCACCGCCCGGGCGCTGCAGTCCCCCGGGCGGCTGGAGGCGCTCCTGGCCGAGGCCCGGCTGGCCGCGGGGCTCAGGCACCCGGCGATCGTCGGCGTCTTCGACGTGGGCCGGGCCGCCGACGGCTCGGTGTTCATCGTCCTGGAGTACGTGCCCGGGACGGACCTCGCCGGGATCCTCGGCGAGGGGCCCGTCGACCCGGGCCGCCTGGCGGCCATCCTGGCGGAGGTGGCCGACGCCGTGCACCACGCCCACGAGGCGGGCCTGGTCCACCGCGACCTGAAGCCCGCCAACATCATCGTGGACGAGCGGGGCACGGCGCGCGTCACCGACTTCGGCCTCGCCCTCGCGGGCGCCGTGCCGCCGGGCAAGGAGAGGGAGGTCGCCGGCTCCCCCTCCTACATGGCGCCGGAGCAGGTCCGCGGCGAGGTCCACCGCCTCGACGGCCGGACCGACGTCTGGGCGATCGGCGTGATGCTCTATCTCGGGCTGACCGGCCGGCCGCCGTTCGCGGGGCGCGACCGCGACGAGCTCTTCGAGGCGATCCGCTCGCGCGAGCCGGAGCCGCCCGCGGAGGCCCGGGACGGCGTGCCCGCGGAGCTGGCGCGGATCTGCCTGAAATGCCTCTCGAAGCGCATGGCCGACCGCTACGCCTCGGCGCTCGAGCTGGCCGAGGACCTGAGGCACTGGCGGGCGGGCCCCGCGGGCGGGGCGGGGACCGGGCACGCCGGCGTGATCCCCAGGGGCCTGCGCGCGTTCGACGGCGACGACGCCGACTTCTTCCTCTCGCTGCTGCCCGGCCCCCGCGGCCGGGACGGCCTGCCCGAGTCCGTCCGGTTCTGGAAGTCGCGCATCGAGGGCCGCGGCGCGCAGCCCTTCCGCGTCGGCCTGCTCTACGGGCCCTCGGGGGCCGGCAAGTCGTCGCTCGTCCGGGCGGGCCTCCTGCCGAGGCTGGGCGAGTCCATCCGCCCCGTCTACATCGAGGCCTCGGCCGAGGGCACCGAGGCCCGCACGCTGGCGGCGCTCGAGCGGGCCTTCCCCGGCCGGGGGGCGGGCCCGGGCGGCGTGGGGCAGGGGGGGCTCCCGGGGACGCTGGCCCGCCTCCGCGAGGAAGGGCCCGCGCCGGGGGAGAAGGCCCTCCTGGTGTTCGACCAGTTCGAGCAGTGGCTCCAGGCCCACCCCGACGAGGCCTCCGGGCCGCTCGTCGACGCCCTGCGGCAGTGCGACGGCAGCCGGCTCCAGGCGATGCTGCTGGTCCGCGACGACTTCTGGATGGCCGTCACCCGGTTCTTCAGGGCGATCGAGGTCCCGCTCCTCGAGGGGGACAACTCGGCGTCGGTGGAGCCCTTCGACGAGGCCCACGCCATGGCCGTCCTGCGCGAGTTCGGCCGGGCCTACGGCCGGCTGCCCGCGGCCCCGGCGGAGCCCGGGCCGGACGCGGCGGAGTTCCTCCGCCAGGCGATCGACCAGATGCGGCGATCTGACGGGGGGATCACGCCGGTCCACCTCTGCCTGTTCGCCGACGTCCTCCGCCGGAGCCCGTGGACGACCTCCACGCTCCGCGGCTTCCGCGGCATCGGCGGGATCGGGGAGACGTTCCTCCGCGAGACCTTCGATTCCCCGGCCGCGCCGCCGTCGCACCGGCTCCACCGCCAGGCGGCCCAGGGGGTCCTCCAGGCCCTGCTGCCGCCCCCGACGTCCGTCCTCCGCGGCAAGGCCAGGGCCGCCGACGAGCTGCGCGTCGCCGCCGGCTACTCCGATCGGCCCGGGGACTTCGACGACCTGATGCGGATGCTCGACTCGGACCTCCGCCTGGTCACCCCCGTCGACCGCAGCCCCGGCGGCGTCCCCGACGCCCGCACCCCCGCCTATCAGCTCGCGCACGACTTCCTCGTCGTGCCGATCCGCCAGTGGATCGAGCGGAGCCGGCGCGCCAGCCGGGCCGGGCGGGCCCGGAACCGGCTCGCGACGATCACCGCCGCCTGGGTCGAGCGGCCCGTCCGCCAGCGACTGCCGTCGTCGCTGGAGTGGGCCGGGATCCTGGCGCACACGAGGCCCCGGGACTGGTCGGCCGACGAGCGCAGGATGATGCGCGCCGCCTCGGCGTCGATCCTGGTCCACGCCGGGGCGGGCCTCGCCCTCGCCGCGGCGGCCCTGCTCGGTTATCGGGCGATCCGCGATCGCGAGGAGGCCGCGGCCCTGCTCCGCAGCGCGATCGTCGCCGACGACCGCCGCCTCGCCGACATGCTCCCCCGCGTCGACCGCCACCGCGAGCGGCTCCGCGAGGCGCTCGGTCGCCTCGAACGCGAGCCGGCCGTGGACGCCCACGAGCGCGACGTGGCGACCCTCCTCTTGTTCCGCGACCGTCCGACCCCCGAGCGTGCCGCCGCCCTCCGCCGCGGCCTGGAGGGGGCGGGCCCCGACCGGGTCCGCCTGCTCCGCGCCGCCCACGCCGGCCATGAGGCCGAGGCGGATGCCCAGGGGCTTCGGCGGATCCTGCTCGACGAGTCGAGCCCCCCCGCCCTGCGGCTCCGGGCCGCGTCCCTCCTCGCGGCCCTGGGCCCGTTCGACCCCCCGGAATGGGAGCCCCTCGCCGGGATCCTGGCCCGCGCCCTCCTGGAGGAGGACCGCCGCGACGCGTCCGCCTGGGCGGGCCTCCTGGGGCCTGTCGCCGGGCTCCTGCCGCCGGCTCTCGGCGCGGCCTGCGGCGACGCGAGCCTGGATCCGGGCCGGCGGGCCACGGCCGCGGAGGTGCTGGCCGACATCCTCGGCGCCCGCGGCGACGCCGGGCCGATCGCGCGATGGCTCGTCCTCGCCAGGCCCGAGACGTCGCTCGTCCTGCTCCGCGAGCTCGAGCGCCGCGGCGACCGGGCGGCGGCGATCGCGGCCCTCGAGTCCGAGTACGGGGCCGACCCCGAGATGCCCGGCGAGGAGGGCATCCGGCGGAGGGCGGTCGCCGCCATCGGCCTGGCGGCGCTCGGCAGGCCCGGGCCGCTCGCCGACGCCTTCCGCCATCGCGACGACCCGAGCCTCCGCGCCCGGGCGATCCAGCTAGTCGCCGAGCTGGCCCTCGCCCCTCGGATCCTGGGCGAGGAGTTCTTCCGCCCGGGGCTCGACGCCTCGGCCGTCCAGGCGGCGTTGATGGCGTGGGCGGAGACGCCCCGGGCCGGGGTCTCGCCCCCCGCGGCGGCGCGGCTCGCCGCGACGGCCGCCGGGCTCTTCGCCGGCCATCCGGACCCGGGGGTCCATTCCGCCGCCGACCTGCTCCTGCGGCGCTGGGAGCGGCCTCGGCCGGCCGCCTCGCCGCCGGCGAGGCCCCCGTCCGGGAGGGGATGGCTCGACGGCCCCAACGGGCATACCTTCGCGGTGATCCCGGGCCCGGCCGTCTTCCCGATGGGCTCCCCCGCGTCCGACCCCGACCGCTTCGATCGCGAGGAGCGCCACCTCCGCCGGATCGACCGCACGCTGGCCGCGGCGACGACCGAGGTGACCGTCGAGCAATACCGGGCGATGGAGCCCGGCTACCAGCCGGACCGCCGATATACCCGCGAGCCCGGCTGCCCCGCGGCCGGGATCTCGTGGTTCGACGCCGCCCGCTACTGCAACTGGCTCAGCCGCCGGGCGGGCCTCCCGAAGGAGCAGTGGTGCTATCCCGACCCGGTCACGCCCGGGTCCACGCTCGCCCCGGGCGCGTTCGATCGGAGCGGCTTCCGGCTGCCCACCGAGGCGGAATGGGAGTTCCTCTGCCGGGCCGGGACGGTGACGTCCCGACCGTTCGGCGACTCCCTGGACCTCATGGACCGATACGCACGCACCTGGAGGACCTCGAAGGAGTTGAACGGCCCGGCCGCCCGCCTCCTGCCCAACGAGTTCGGCCTCTTCGACATGCTCGGCGGGCTCTGGGAATGGTGCCAGGACGGGCCGCCCGGGCCCTACGGGGCGGTCGGGGACGGCTACCACCCGGGATATCCGCGGACCGCGGACGGCCGCCCCGCCCCGGACCACGAGGCCCCGATGCCGACCGCTCGGGACGACTGGCGGATTGTCCGCGGGGGCACGTATCTCGGCTCCCTCGCGCAGGTCCGGTCGGGCTTCCGGGACGTCCTGCCCGCCGGCTCGACCTGGAATAACAGCGGCTTCCGCGTCGTGCGGACGCTGGGCCGCGGCGGAGCGACGCCATAA
- a CDS encoding cytochrome c3 family protein — MPQIFHPSANTLARVSLALLFGGPVGLLSAGYLLMKSPYQTQQRVIKEQPVPFSHEHHVRGLGIDCRYCHSSVEVSANPTVPPTYTCMSCHSQIWSTSPMLEPVRASLRNGQPLKWSKLHNLPDFVYFNHAIHVNKGVGCESCHGRVDLMPLMWKEKPHTMEWCLECHRHPEEQLRPKDAITAMGWEPNSSTGGQAALGKELIRQNHIQVEQLTNCSICHR, encoded by the coding sequence ATGCCGCAAATTTTCCACCCGAGCGCGAACACGCTCGCGAGGGTGAGCCTGGCCCTCCTCTTCGGCGGGCCCGTCGGCCTGCTGTCGGCGGGTTACCTGCTGATGAAGTCCCCCTACCAGACGCAGCAGCGAGTGATCAAGGAGCAGCCGGTCCCGTTCTCGCATGAGCACCATGTGAGGGGGCTGGGCATCGACTGCCGGTATTGCCACTCGTCGGTCGAGGTGTCCGCCAACCCGACCGTCCCGCCGACGTACACGTGCATGAGCTGCCATTCGCAGATCTGGTCGACGAGCCCGATGCTCGAGCCGGTGCGGGCCAGCCTAAGGAACGGGCAGCCGTTGAAGTGGAGCAAGCTGCACAACCTCCCGGACTTCGTCTACTTCAACCACGCCATCCACGTCAACAAGGGGGTCGGCTGCGAGTCCTGCCACGGGCGGGTCGACCTGATGCCGCTGATGTGGAAGGAGAAGCCCCACACCATGGAGTGGTGCCTGGAATGCCATCGCCATCCGGAGGAGCAGCTCCGCCCCAAGGACGCGATCACCGCCATGGGCTGGGAGCCGAACTCCTCGACCGGCGGCCAGGCGGCGCTGGGGAAGGAGCTGATCCGGCAGAACCACATCCAGGTCGAGCAGCTCACCAACTGCTCGATATGCCACCGATGA
- a CDS encoding TAT-variant-translocated molybdopterin oxidoreductase produces MPSRQSEEIPAGTSRTRRPALWRSLEELAGDESFGALLEHEFAGVEMQWLDEASRRRFLKLMGASLALSGIAGCAVKPEEKIVPYVQQPEEVVTGRPLFFATALAAQGSTIGVLVESHQGRPIKIEGNPAHPASLGSTDMLTQASILQLYDPDRSQVVLNRGRVDTWDRFLAAALELRTKQLGTKGRGLRILTRGDASLSPTLSAQIRKVLDAFPESRWHSYDPAGQESVLEGTLKAFGEALQPVYHFDKADVILALDSDFLGSGPASLRYGREFASRREPGTGDAKTKMNRLYAVEATPSLTGSAADHRIAVASREVEVIARELAHALKLPGAAAVQPPSKHGAWVAAVAKDLEAHRGRGLVVAGETQPAAVHVLAHLINDALGNRDAVSFYPAHQPGPEGRVGSLPDLVGDINLGKVDTLLILGANPVYDAPADLEFAAAMTDAKVPVRIHFGLYEDETAELCHWHVPASHPLESWGDLVAFDGTATIQQPLIAPLYQGHSALEVLSIFLGEPGRPGRDILLANWRGRNLLGDFDTAWKDALRRGIVPGTAAAAKAVTLKSKDVPPPAPAGPEPQGLEIVFRPDPAVGDGTFANNGWLQELPRPLTRFAWDNAALISPAQAEKLGIANEDVLVLRYRGRSLAVPAWIMPGQAEGTVTVTFGQGRTRAGHVGNGVGVNAYALRTSDAPWHGGGLEVSRTGEKRRIAVVQHHYQMEGRELVKVGTLEEYREHPGFAKEEHAAEAHGESLYPDRPRGLDAENAWGMAIDLNKCIGCNACVVACQAENNIPVVGREEVLRSREMHWLRIDRYYDGDEQDPKTYFQPVTCMHCEKAPCEPVCPVGATTHSDEGLNEMTYNRCVGTRYCSNNCPYKVRRFNFFHYADLKASSLKMQQNPDVTVRFRGVMEKCTYCVQRINEARIVAKIEGRPVGGDEVMTACQSSCPSQAIVFGNLMDPQSAVSKLKSSPRNYALLEELNTLPRTTYLAKLRNPNPELEAGHKDHTESSHGNI; encoded by the coding sequence ATGCCCAGTCGGCAGTCGGAAGAGATACCCGCCGGGACGTCGCGGACGCGGCGCCCCGCGCTCTGGCGGAGCCTGGAGGAGCTGGCCGGCGACGAGTCGTTCGGCGCGCTCCTGGAGCACGAGTTCGCCGGCGTGGAGATGCAGTGGCTGGACGAGGCCAGCCGCCGCCGGTTCCTCAAGCTGATGGGGGCCTCGCTGGCCCTCTCGGGCATCGCCGGCTGCGCCGTGAAGCCCGAGGAGAAGATCGTCCCTTACGTCCAGCAGCCGGAGGAGGTGGTCACGGGCCGGCCGCTCTTCTTCGCCACGGCGCTGGCGGCGCAGGGCTCGACGATCGGCGTGCTCGTGGAGAGCCACCAGGGCCGGCCGATCAAGATCGAGGGGAACCCGGCCCACCCGGCGAGCCTCGGCTCGACCGACATGCTGACGCAGGCCTCCATCCTCCAGCTCTACGACCCGGACCGCTCGCAGGTCGTCCTGAATCGCGGCCGCGTGGACACCTGGGACCGGTTCCTCGCCGCGGCCCTCGAGCTGCGGACGAAGCAGCTCGGGACCAAGGGCCGGGGCCTGCGCATCCTGACCCGCGGCGACGCGAGCCTCTCGCCGACGCTCTCGGCCCAGATCCGCAAGGTGCTCGACGCGTTCCCCGAGTCCAGGTGGCACTCGTACGACCCGGCCGGCCAGGAGTCGGTCCTCGAGGGGACGCTGAAGGCCTTCGGCGAGGCCCTCCAGCCGGTCTACCACTTCGACAAGGCCGACGTCATCCTCGCCCTCGACTCCGACTTCCTCGGGTCCGGACCGGCGAGCCTGAGATACGGCCGGGAGTTCGCCTCGAGGCGCGAGCCCGGAACGGGCGATGCCAAGACCAAGATGAACCGGCTCTACGCCGTGGAGGCCACGCCGAGCCTCACCGGGTCCGCGGCCGACCACCGGATCGCGGTGGCGTCGCGGGAGGTCGAGGTCATCGCCCGCGAGCTGGCGCACGCCCTGAAGCTACCCGGGGCCGCCGCCGTCCAGCCGCCGTCGAAGCACGGGGCGTGGGTCGCGGCCGTCGCCAAGGACCTGGAGGCCCACCGCGGGCGCGGCCTGGTCGTCGCCGGCGAGACCCAGCCGGCCGCCGTCCACGTCCTGGCGCACCTCATCAACGACGCGCTGGGCAACCGCGACGCCGTGTCGTTCTACCCGGCCCACCAGCCGGGTCCCGAGGGCCGGGTCGGCTCGCTGCCGGACCTCGTCGGCGACATCAACCTCGGCAAGGTGGACACGCTCCTGATCCTCGGGGCCAACCCGGTCTACGACGCGCCGGCCGACCTGGAGTTCGCGGCCGCCATGACCGACGCCAAGGTCCCCGTGCGGATCCACTTCGGGCTCTACGAGGACGAGACCGCGGAGCTCTGCCACTGGCACGTGCCGGCGAGCCATCCCCTGGAGTCGTGGGGCGACCTCGTCGCCTTCGACGGCACCGCGACGATCCAGCAGCCGCTGATCGCCCCGCTGTACCAGGGCCACTCGGCGCTCGAGGTGCTCTCGATCTTCCTGGGCGAGCCGGGCCGGCCGGGCCGCGACATCCTCCTGGCCAACTGGCGGGGGCGCAACCTGCTGGGCGACTTCGACACCGCCTGGAAGGACGCGCTCCGCCGCGGGATCGTCCCCGGGACGGCCGCGGCGGCGAAGGCCGTCACGCTGAAGTCCAAGGACGTCCCGCCGCCCGCCCCGGCCGGGCCGGAGCCGCAGGGCCTGGAGATCGTCTTCCGCCCGGATCCCGCGGTCGGGGACGGCACGTTCGCCAACAACGGCTGGCTCCAGGAGCTGCCCCGGCCGCTGACCCGCTTCGCCTGGGACAACGCCGCGCTGATCAGCCCCGCCCAGGCCGAGAAGCTGGGGATCGCCAACGAGGACGTCCTGGTCCTCAGGTACCGCGGCCGGTCGCTGGCGGTGCCCGCCTGGATCATGCCGGGCCAGGCCGAGGGGACCGTCACGGTCACGTTCGGCCAGGGCCGTACCCGGGCCGGGCACGTGGGCAACGGGGTCGGCGTGAACGCCTACGCGCTGCGGACCTCCGACGCCCCCTGGCACGGCGGCGGGCTCGAGGTCTCCAGGACGGGCGAGAAGCGGCGGATCGCGGTCGTCCAGCACCACTACCAGATGGAGGGCCGCGAGCTGGTGAAGGTGGGGACCCTCGAGGAGTACCGCGAACACCCGGGCTTCGCCAAGGAGGAGCACGCCGCCGAGGCGCACGGCGAGAGCCTCTACCCGGACCGCCCCCGTGGCCTGGACGCGGAGAACGCCTGGGGGATGGCGATCGACCTCAACAAGTGCATCGGCTGCAACGCGTGCGTCGTGGCCTGCCAGGCGGAGAACAACATCCCGGTCGTCGGCCGGGAGGAAGTGCTCCGGTCGCGCGAGATGCACTGGCTGCGGATCGACCGCTACTACGATGGCGACGAGCAGGACCCGAAGACCTACTTCCAGCCCGTGACCTGCATGCACTGCGAGAAGGCCCCGTGCGAGCCCGTCTGCCCGGTCGGGGCGACGACGCACAGCGACGAGGGCCTCAACGAGATGACCTACAACCGCTGCGTGGGCACGCGCTATTGCAGCAACAACTGCCCCTACAAGGTGCGCCGGTTCAACTTCTTCCACTACGCCGACCTCAAGGCGTCCAGCCTGAAGATGCAGCAGAACCCGGACGTCACCGTCCGGTTCCGGGGCGTGATGGAGAAGTGCACGTACTGCGTCCAGCGGATCAACGAGGCGCGGATCGTCGCCAAGATCGAGGGCCGCCCGGTGGGCGGCGACGAGGTGATGACGGCCTGCCAGTCGTCCTGCCCGTCGCAGGCGATCGTCTTCGGCAACCTGATGGACCCGCAGAGCGCCGTCTCCAAGCTGAAGTCCTCGCCGCGGAACTACGCCCTCCTGGAGGAGCTGAACACGCTGCCCAGGACGACCTACCTGGCCAAGCTGCGGAACCCGAACCCCGAACTGGAAGCCGGACACAAGGACCACACCGAATCCAGCCATGGCAACATCTGA